A single Aspergillus puulaauensis MK2 DNA, chromosome 7, nearly complete sequence DNA region contains:
- a CDS encoding putative transcriptional regulator (Cti6) (BUSCO:EOG09260NE0;~COG:B;~EggNog:ENOG410QDBI;~InterPro:IPR011011,IPR001965,IPR019787,IPR003903;~PFAM:PF00628), protein MSPRRSSRARTSQPSPAIHHTNSSSSSNSHSMTRERSTRSNHKNPSPRSQSDDDADKGDFRETRQRQRARGDDENDLQSKLGDGEDDDVEEEDEEEVTRCLCGQQDYPGLPASRREALGRNGARGGIKDENPPNFSVNSSDLVSDDVGSMFIQCDSCKVWQHGGCVGIMDEAMSPDEYFCEECRKDLHRIRSEANGSHSSQYLPVAPLPPSTVSSRDSSRDNSKRGKDQKSRNSDSFPNPKRRSTMNSRDAAYDEEEQLRRAIEESKEDNKTTDGEESASRRPKRSRSDSEAYRQGAKRQRTSSPSPDINSKQSNPASPAASDDESKSRTNANGNRKHRAASRGQRDKDVKEPDDQEAEQAEAASRRKGRGDRRKGEGADSDHDIVASPIKATANESELPQPSPDTSVPAPDSAPPRPSTRKSGRPPARRGRVGRNQYTRDRDLNGTGTDSNTGNSPRRGQSLEMAADSPRIGTISTPVNGTDTGKPSRPRYVHQRTTMNEMKRRVAAILEFISRMQVEMAVAGESTTPPERANGTDQQTIGDQLESILSKGAEEGSTDNVDGGAILGGIPLPSEKDFRALSSVEMMDVLTRHLLKWQQEYGKFGER, encoded by the exons ATGAGCCCCCGACGGTCTTCTCGTGCTCGTACCTCCCAACCTTCGCCGGCAATCCATCACACAAAttcttccagctcttcgaatTCACACTCCATGACTCGAGAACGAAGCACGAGATCGAACCACAAAAACCCCTCCCCACGCTCTCAGTCCGATGACGACGCAGACAAGGGCGATTTTCGCGAGACgcgccaacgccaacgcgCGAGAGGCGACGACGAAAACGATCTACAATCAAAACTGGGCGAtggggaggacgacgatgtggaagaggaggatgaagaagaggttaCTCGCTGCCTCTGTGGACAACAGGATTACCCAGGCCTTCCCGCGTCTCGTCGGGAGGCCCTCGGTCGCAATGGCGCGCGGGGTGGAATCAAAGATGAGAATCCTCCAAATTTCTCCGTGAACTCGTCCGACTTGGTGTCAGATGATGTCGGTAGCATGTTCATCCAATGTGACTCCTGCAAAGTCTGGCAACATGGTGGCTGTGTAGGGATCATGGACGAGGCTATGAGCCCTGATGAGTATTTCTGTGAAGAGTGTCGAAAAGACCTACACAGGATCAGGAGCGAAGCAAATGG ATCACATTCTTCTCAGTACCTTCCCGtcgctcctcttccccccTCTACGGTATCATCCCGAGACTCTTCGCGAGATAATTCAAAGCGTGGGAAGGATCAGAAATCACGAAATTCGGACTCTTTTCCCAACCCGAAGCGTCGATCTACCATGAACAGTCGTGACGCGGCttatgacgaggaggagcagtTGCGACGGGCCATTGAAGAAAGCAAGGAAGATAACAAAACTACTGACGGGGAGGAAAGCGCTAGCCGGAGACCCAAAAGGAGCCGAAGCGATAGTGAAGC ATACCGGCAGGGAGCAAAACGACAGCGGACCAGCTCGCCTTCCCCTGATATTAATTCAAAACAAAGTAATCCAGCCTCACCAGCTGCATCAGACGACGAGTCAAAATCGAGAACAAATGCCAATGGCAACAGAAAGCACAGAGCAGCATCGCGGGGCCAGCGTGACAAGGACGTGAAGGAGCCTGACGACCAGGAAGCCGAGCAGGCAGAAGCTGCAAGCCGGAGGAAAGGACGAGGCGATAGGCGGAAAGGCGAAG GAGCCGATTCGGATCATGATATAGTAGCGTCTCCGATCAAAGCGACTGCGAATGAATCCGAACTTCCTCAACCAAGCCCTGACACCTCCGTCCCCGCTCCGGATTCTGCTCCCCCGCGGCCGTCCACACGTAAATCCGGAAGGCCACCTGCGCGGCGTGGTCGCGTGGGACGCAATCAGTACACTCGGGACCGAGATTTGAACGGGACCGGAACAGACTCGAACACGGGCAATTCTCCACGTCGTGGGCAGTCACTTGAAATGGCCGCAGACTCTCCGCGAATCGGTACTATCAGTACCCCAGTAAACGGCACGGACACTGGGAAGCCTAGTCGGCCTCGCTACGTCCACCAACGGACAACGATGAATGAAATGAAAAGACGTGTAGCGGCTATCTTGGAATTCATATCACGGATGCAAGTCGAAATGGCTGTCGCAGGCGAGAGTACAACTCCGCCTGAACGAGCCAATGGAACGGACCAGCAAACAATCGGCGATCAGCTGGAAAGCATCCTGTCGAAGGGTGCAGAGGAGGGGTCCACAGATAATGTTGATGGGGGCGCAATCCTTGGCGGCATTCCACTGCCATCAGAAAAGGACTTCAGGGCCTTGAGCAGTGTCGAAATGATGGATGTGCTCACCCGCCATCTACTCAAATGGCAGCAAGAATACGGCAAGTTCGGTGAGAGGTGA
- the hexA gene encoding putative Woronin body protein HexA (COG:S;~EggNog:ENOG410PN96;~InterPro:IPR008991,IPR001884,IPR012340,IPR037318, IPR014722;~TransMembrane:1 (i37-55o);~go_function: GO:0003723 - RNA binding [Evidence IEA];~go_function: GO:0003746 - translation elongation factor activity [Evidence IEA];~go_function: GO:0043022 - ribosome binding [Evidence IEA];~go_process: GO:0045901 - positive regulation of translational elongation [Evidence IEA]) has protein sequence MRRASLEEQENKKAGPQWGKAPDCNLKAPHSSPRSSLLFSLFPFFISILTFPSHIPSVKLIFTFLPQEFSTSAVEYRSIFGRDSRKDAQRTANLDFDARVPIPFSVFPSSYRSDAVPETTLAAERVEGEVNLDRTSHVEREDTRTSAPLPDPRAYGKEEVDLHFERRSDRRRGDDFTVVDERVQDTRYPQVDLARDRYREPPAHRFQDSYKDKEQTYDKTFENQLDITEREYRRRTDPTYDAQASSFDRRSQGPIASYEAPRQHTSDVYSRPSASYNVSYEAPRQQTSDVYSRPAPSNVSYDRGFESRPLDVPRGNSYDNRQVSVESVKPPAPSSNKLKVLKTTTVVDHPKARKMGYYDDDGNYHSFRRGVERAVDRITHPFHHHHDHGHHDHHDHREEVVVADERGPVRVRENVRIVEPRGGASTAETVPIPCHFIRAGDILILQGRPSQVIRISTSPQTGQHRYLGVDLFTRELHEESSFISNPSPSVVVQTMLGPVYKTYRILDIRDSSLVALTESGDVKTGLPVVPQDNLHGRIRDAFHEGRGSVRVLVINDGGRELVVDFKVIHASRL, from the exons ATGAGGAGGGCAAGTCTGGAAGAGCAGGAAAACAAGAAGGCTGGACCCCAATGGGGAAAGGCGCC cgacTGCAATCTTAAAGCTCCTCACTCGTCgcctcgctcttctcttctcttctctctcttccctttcttcatCTCTATCCTCACATTCCCATCTCACATTCCCAGCGTTAAGCTTATCTTTACATTCCTACCCCAGGAATTCTCCACATCAGCAGTCGAGTATAGATCTATC TTCGGAAGAGATTCGAGAAAAGACGCTCAAAGGACAGCCAACCTGGACTTTGACGCCCGCGTCCCCATTCCCTTCAGTGTCTTCCCGTCGTCGTACCGGAGTGACGCTGTTCCTGAGACTACTCTTGCCGCTGAGAGAGTAGAGGGAGAAGTCAACCTCGATCGCACTTCGCACGTCGAACGGGAAGATACTCGAACCTCTGCCCCTCTCCCTGACCCCCGGGCCTAcggaaaggaagaagtcgATCTTCACTTCGAACGTCGCTCAGACCGCCGAAGAGGTGACGATTTCACCGTCGTTGACGAACGTGTGCAAGATACCCGATACCCTCAGGTAGACCTTGCCCGTGACCG CTACCGCGAGCCTCCTGCGCACCGCTTCCAAGACTCCtacaaggacaaggagcaGACCTACGACAAGACCTTTGAGAACCAGCTTGACATCACTGAGCGCGAGTATCGTCGTCGTACTGATCCTACATACGACGCTCAAGCCTCCTCTTTCGATCGTCGCTCCCAAGGTCCCATAGCCTCTTACGAAGCTCCCCGCCAGCACACTTCGGACGTTTACAGCCGCCCTTCCGCGTCTTATAACGTCTCGTACGAAGCTCCTCGCCAGCAAACTTCGGACGTTTATAGCCGGCCCGCGCCTTCCAACGTCTCTTACGACCGAGGCTTCGAGTCCCGTCCTTTAGACGTTCCCCGCGGAAACTCTTACGACAACCGCCAGGTTAGCGTAGAGAGTGTCAAGCCTCCTGCTccttccagcaacaagctcaaaGTTTTGAAAACTACTACCGTAGTTGATCACCCTAAAGCTCGCAAGATGGGTTactacgacgacgacggtAACTACCACTCCTTCCGTCGTGGTGTGGAACGCGCTGTGGACCGCATCACGCACcccttccaccaccatcatgACCATGGTCACCATGATCACCATGATCACCGCGAAGAAGTAGTTGTCGCTGACGAACGGGGCCCAGTTCGTGTTCGCGAGAATGTCCGCATTGTCGAGCCCCGTGGCGGCGCCTCCACCGCCGAGACCGTTCCGATCCCCTGCCACTTCATCCGTGCCGGCGACATCTTGATCCTGCAGGGCCGCCCCTCCCAGGTGATCCGCATCTCTACCTCGCCCCAGACTGGCCAGCACCGCTACCTCGGTGTCGACCTCTTCACCCGCGAGCTTCACGAGGAGtccagcttcatctccaacccctccccctccgtTGTCGTCCAGACCATGCTCGGCCCCGTCTACAAGACCTACcgcatcctcgacatccgcGACAGCAGCCTTGTTGCTCTCACCGAGAGCGGCGACGTCAAGACCGGTCTCCCCGTTGTTCCTCAGGACAACCTGCACGGCCGCATTCGCGATGCCTTCCATGAGGGCCGTGGCTCCGTCCGTGTCCTAGTCATCAATGACGGTGGTCGCGAGCTGGTTGTTGACTTCAAGGTGATCCACGCCTCCCGCCTGTAA